In Helianthus annuus cultivar XRQ/B chromosome 3, HanXRQr2.0-SUNRISE, whole genome shotgun sequence, a single window of DNA contains:
- the LOC110929367 gene encoding L-type lectin-domain containing receptor kinase IX.1 has translation MGILACFLLILIPYAASISFNLANISPNDKDMFILDGGAYISEDAIQVTPKNHSGMVIGRVTYTERLHIWDKRSGELASFSTSFSFVKLSDPERRHRQDDGFIFFLAQNSSLIHGAMEPKSDTTVNDSGDRYVWVEFDPYCNTWENSSQCDHVGINVNSDSSINQTKWLNTGRECQVLIKYDSGTKNLSVSFTSFRNNNFERDGVAHIVDLRNELPEWVAFGFSAASFELFDKNTVESWMFNSSNLQLDENAGLPPNKLGLIVGLVVGKSVLVTLLVILAYLLWNKKKNNGDEVEELGSSVVMNHELEMGATGPRKFSYLELAWATSGFAEKEKLGEGSFGGVYKGFLKDLRTYVAVKRVSKTSQQGVKEYASEVRIISRLRHRNLVQLTGWCHEKGELLLVYEYMENGSLDSHLFNAKSLLTWGTRYQIAIGLAYALLYLHEEWEQCVLHRDIKSSNVMLDSNFNAKLGDFGLAKFVDHEKGSQITSLAGTLGYMAPECVTTGRTSKESDVFSFGVVALEIVCGRKSINCKAQEKLIWLPEWVWELYGTQTLLEAVDPRLRSEFDEGEVERLMIVGLWCVHPDSQFRPSMRQVIQVLNSKASLPILPSKMPIPSYFTTETPSFDGSNVILLASSSYLHGR, from the coding sequence ATGGGCATATTAGCATGTTTCCTTCTTATCTTAATCCCTTATGCAGCTTCCATTTCTTTCAATTTAGCAAACATCAGTCCAAATGACAAGGACATGTTTATATTAGATGGTGGAGCTTATATCTCTGAAGATGCAATTCAGGTGACACCAAAAAATCATAGTGGCATGGTCATTGGACGGGTGACATACACTGAAAGGCTTCATATTTGGGACAAAAGGTCTGGTGAGCTAGCCAGCTTCTCTACCAGTTTCTCATTTGTAAAACTATCTGACCCAGAGAGACGTCATCGTCAAGATGATGgcttcatcttctttcttgctCAGAATAGTTCTTTGATACATGGGGCTATGGAACCTAAGTCAGATACCACAGTCAATGATAGCGGAGATCGATATGTTTGGGTGGAGTTTGATCCTTATTGCAACACTTGGGAAAATAGTTCCCAATGTGATCATGTAGGTATCAACGTTAATTCTGATTCCTCTATTAATCAAACCAAATGGCTTAATACTGGAAGAGAGTGTCAAGTTTTGATTAAATATGATTCGGGCACCAAAAATCTTAGTGTTTCCTTCACTAGTTTTCGGAACAATAACTTTGAACGAGATGGAGTAGCTCATATAGTTGATCTCCGGAATGAGTTGCCTGAATGGGTTGCGTTCGGATTTTCAGCTGCAAGTTTTGAGTTGTTTGACAAAAACACAGTTGAATCTTGGATGTTTAATAGTTCCAATTTACAACTTGATGAAAACGCTGGCTTACCACCAAACAAGCTCGGATTGATCGTGGGATTAGTAGTTGGAAAATCGGTTCTAGTCACGTTACTTGTTATACTTGCATACCTTCTATGGAATAAGAAGAAAAACAACGGTGACGAAGTGGAGGAACTTGGATCTTCTGTGGTGATGAACCATGAACTTGAAATGGGTGCCACTGGGCCTAGAAAATTCTCTTACCTTGAATTAGCGTGGGCAACTAGTGGTTTTGCAGAGAAAGAGAAACTTGGAGAAGGAAGTTTTGGAGGAGTCTACAAAGGATTTTTGAAAGATTTGAGAACTTATGTAGCAGTCAAAAGGGTATCAAAGACTTCCCAACAGGGGGTCAAGGAATATGCATCGGAAGTCAGGATCATTAGCCGGTTGAGGCACAGAAACCTGGTGCAACTCACCGGTTGGTGCCATGAGAAAGGTGAACTCCTGCTAGTTTACGAGTACATGGAGAATGGAAGCTTAGATTCACATCTTTTCAATGCGAAGAGCTTGTTGACATGGGGGACAAGGTACCAAATTGCTATTGGTTTGGCTTATGCTTTACTATATCTACACGAAGAATGGGAGCAATGTGTTTTGCATAGAGACATCAAATCGAGTAATGTGATGTTAGACTCAAATTTCAATGCGAAACTTGGTGATTTTGGGTTAGCTAAGTTTGTTGACCATGAGAAAGGTTCTCAAATAACAAGTTTGGCTGGTACCTTGGGTTATATGGCTCCTGAATGTGTCACCACAGGCAGGACAAGCAAAGAATCAGATGTATTTAGCTTTGGGGTAGTTGCGTTAGAAATAGTATGTGGGAGAAAATCCATTAACTGCAAGGCACAAGAAAAACTAATATGGTTACCAGAATGGGTTTGGGAGCTTTATGGGACACAAACACTATTGGAAGCAGTCGATCCACGTCTAAGGTCAGAATTTGATGAGGGTGAAGTCGAGCGTTTGATGATCGTTGGATTATGGTGTGTACATCCTGACTCACAATTCCGCCCATCGATGAGACAAGTGATTCAAGTACTAAACTCCAAAGCATCCCTCCCTATACTCCCTTCAAAGATGCCTATACCGTCTTACTTCACAACAGAAACGCCATCGTTCGATGGCTCTAATGTGATTTTGttagcatcttcgtcttatttacATGGTCGTTAA